CGGGGAGGCGCCCACTTTCGCCGCCGAATCCCACCAGTGGGAATGCGATTTCGTCACGCCGGGCGAAGTGATCCAGGTTTGCGCCGAACTGACGCCCGCGAATCGCGCTCGCGAACTGCGCGGCTTGCTGGCTGCCGGACGGCTGCCTGGGGCCGGCGGGCGCAAACGCCGGCTCTTGGTGCTCACGCTCAATCAGCGCGATGCTCTCAAGGAAGATGGCCAGAACATCACCGTGCTGCCGGCCTGGGAGTGGCTTGATTGAACCAAGTCTCAACTCTGCTGCGCTTGAGAACCGGATTCAGCGGGCGGGGTTTTCTTGCTGCGCGGGCGCTTCGGTTTGAACAGTTCCATCTGGCGTTCTTTGAAGAATTCGTAGTTCTTCAGGATGCGGAGGATTTGCAGGAGGTCGGACTTCTGGTAGTTGCGGTTGGTTTCCACGCTGTCGATCAAATCCGCCAGAAGCGTGCCGAACGGGATGACGGCATCGATGCCCTTGGACTTGAGCAGATCCAAAGTCTGGCTGCGGCCTTCTTCGTGTTGCGGCAGCGATGGCACAACCAGAATTTTCGCCAAAGCTCCTTCCGCCCCGAAAGCGCGCGCGGCTCTCTGAAAAACCTTCGGATCGACGAAACGAAAAATCTCTGGCTGCCGGCTCAGCATAGCGGAACTGAACGTCTCCGTGTGCCAGCCCTTGACCACGACGATGGCGCGGGCCACCTGGCGCAAGTCGTCCGAGCTGAGCACGGGCGGAAGCGGCAAGTCGGAGAGCTTCGGTTGCGGATTGAAAACCAGAAAATCGATCTCGGCATCCTCGCGCCCGGTGCGCGGGATGAACTTCCGCTGCTGCCGCACGAGAAAGCCGTGCAGCTCGAAGTATTCGCGGACGATGGTTTCGCTGACGGCGGACATTCAGTCGGGGATTTATGATTTACGATTGATGATTTATGATTTGAGATCAATCAGCACACGCTCGATCAAGTCTGCGGGCACACGGTGGCCGAAGCTCGCCTGGCCGATTTTCTTCACCACAACGAATTTGATCTCGCCGCTGCGGACCTTTTTGTCGAGCTTCATCGCGTTGAACAGGCGTTCCAACCGCGCGGCGGTCAGCGAGATTTCGGTGGGCAATCCGGCGCGCGCAAACAAAGTCCGGATGCGTTCCGCGTCACGCGCCGGTAATCCAAACTGCTCCGCGGAGATTCGCGCGGCCGCGACTTGCCCGATGGAGATCGCTTCGCCGTGGAGGTGCTTGCCGTAGCCGGAAATCGCTTCGATCGCGTGACCGATGGTGTGGCCGAAGTTCAGGATCGCGCGCAGACCGCTCTCCGTTTCGTCCTGGCTCACGACTTCGGCTTTGATCTGACAGCACCGCGCGACGACGGCCGAAAGCGTCTCACGGTCCCGCCGTAGAATCTTCTCCAGATCGCGTTCGAGGCGCCGGAACAAGGCCGCGTCGTAAATGATTCCGTATTTGATGACCTCCGCCAGGCCGGCGCGAAATTCGCGCGCCGGCAGCGAATCCAGCGTGGCGAGATCACAAAGGACAA
This window of the Verrucomicrobiota bacterium genome carries:
- a CDS encoding 3-dehydroquinate synthase; the protein is MRTVNVPLGDRSYPILIGPEALSRLAAECSRRNLASRCAVISDRKVARLYGATVQRSLRNAGFDSILIAVPAGETSKQLSTVQHCYDRLAAHRLERGSFIVALGGGVVGDLAGFVAATYLRGIAFVQVPTTLLAQVDSSVGGKVGVNLKAGKNLVGAFYQPRFVLCDLATLDSLPAREFRAGLAEVIKYGIIYDAALFRRLERDLEKILRRDRETLSAVVARCCQIKAEVVSQDETESGLRAILNFGHTIGHAIEAISGYGKHLHGEAISIGQVAAARISAEQFGLPARDAERIRTLFARAGLPTEISLTAARLERLFNAMKLDKKVRSGEIKFVVVKKIGQASFGHRVPADLIERVLIDLKS